In Penaeus monodon isolate SGIC_2016 chromosome 26, NSTDA_Pmon_1, whole genome shotgun sequence, the following are encoded in one genomic region:
- the LOC119589899 gene encoding LOW QUALITY PROTEIN: integrin alpha-PS3-like (The sequence of the model RefSeq protein was modified relative to this genomic sequence to represent the inferred CDS: deleted 2 bases in 1 codon) produces the protein MVEIPFVFMVLCGVLTTWVPLATAFNFDPRGASVLQEPHSPWQSRESYFGYSVALYSSGTRAGILVSAPRANSTESVWTPSEIPEPGALYVCPLEGGASVCSQILVDKSGNEIVSGIDRYKDRKDYSWLGISLDLRENGYSQVVTTCAHRWINQLYLPSDDYFMNGACYWADVHDLLQQDFQPDLWKKLLPLVDYNYQRIKDPETGQIVYYYQLGQVGTSAHILQDGRFVLGAPGVKQWAGTVATVQRGQLWTGVVDSTVLTPVKSYDSYSYFGYSVTSGKFWGSEELIAAGAPRAGLQGKVSLLSTNGVLKWEVSGTMLGSGFGSVVAAGDVTGDGWAELFVGAPLYSDRTPKGGAAETVERGAVFVYKRGAAEGLVLHRHLRASPPSPQARFGAAIAVIGDIDRDGFQDVAVGAPYEDDGAGAVYIFMGGPDGVGGTASQHLRARDFDQALRGFGAALSRGVDVDGNGYPDLGVGAYAGGGGAVVVRTRPVATVDGRVSSDREVITEAGQEFTASACLSFAGHNVQDKIEMKLELILDEGKADRAYFLAFGTGVITEEVELMRDVTKCIDYVIKLKDDLNNSTHPLDIVFKFTSDDLDPASPWCPRCGVVAPSSPAAHRTSVPLALGCGDDAVCTPTLTLEAAWVAGVTDGQYTLGTGDGLYLDVEVGVGGEPAYNGWVGVTLPPGLTFRYLPYKCVASDAHSASCRLDNPVRPPTQKLTLVAQEEAGQLGGQEGVVKVLVSAGASGAKDEQETLTLGLVRDVRLFLSGQAEEESLHYDPASSSPQVTVRTFFQVGNQGATASAEVPVNIFVPVAFSPSPGLNFTFGEVVEVSSAISCSDEGVVSDMGGVTAGEVSKPPFDTTLSVTCATPGFLCHSFTCMFKDTYQVQTISLNTRYDFKQLQDKYGSNATASPHLGSHLVFRARDRQKRRSGRVGDGGAAGVEAARAACAAHARLGVPRVRAGGRDPSRGHCFRSV, from the exons ATGGTGGAAATACCATTTGTGTTCatggtgttatgtggtgtgttgaCGACTTGGGTGCCCCTTGCGACAGCCTTCAACTTTGACCCCAGGGGCGCCTCCGTGCTGCAGGAGCCCCATTCGCCTTGGCAGTCCAGGGAATCCTACTTCGGATACAGCGTTGCCCTGTATTCCTCAGGGACACGAGCCGG gaTACTCGTGAGCGCCCCCCGTGCCAACAGTACAGAGTCAGTTTGGACTCCCTCGGAAATACCCGAACCAGGGGCGCTTTACGTGTGTCCGCTCGAAGGTGGTGCCTCCGTCTGCTCGCAAATCCTTGTTGATAAGTCag gGAACGAAATAGTATCTGGAATCGACCGCTACAAAGACAGAAAGGACTACAGTTGGCTAGGAATTTCACTCGACCTGCGCGAGAACGGATATTCGCAAGTCGTCACG ACTTGCGCCCATCGCTGGATCAATCAGTTATATCTGCCCAGTGATGATTACTTCATGAACGGCGCGTGTTACTGGGCCGACGTGCATGACCTTCTACAGCAAGATTTCCAACCGGATCTTTGGAAGAAGCTCCTTCCTCTTGTTGATTATA ATTACCAGCGCATAAAGGATCCAGAAACGGGGCAAATTGTTTACTATTATCAGCTGGGTCAGGTGGGGACCTCAGCCCATATCTTGCAA gaCGGCAGATTTGTATTAGGTGCTCCTGGTGTAAAGCAATGGGCAG GTACAGTCGCGACGGTACAACGCGGCCAATTATGGACAGGAGTCGTCGATTCAACCGTTCTCACTCCTGTCAAGTCATATGACAGTTACTCGTATTTTG GCTACAGCGTGACGTCTGGGAAATTCTGGGGCAGCGAGGAGCTCATAGCGGCGGGGGCGCCCAGGGCGGGTCTGCAGGGCAAG gtAAGCCTTTTAAGCACAAATGGCGTCTTAAAATGGGAGGTGTCCGGAACCATGCTCGGCTCTGGCTTCGGATCCGTAGTGGCGGCCGGCGACGTCACGGGCGACGGTTGGGCAGAGCTGTTCGTCGGAGCCCCACTCTATAGCGATCGAACACCGAAAG GAGGCGCCGCGGAAACAGTGGAGAGAGGAGCGGTGTTCGTGTACAAGCGAGGTGCCGCCGAAGGTCTGGTCCTCCACCGCCACCTAAGGGccagtcccccttcccctcaagcCAGGTTCGGGGCCGCCATCGCAGTCATCGGGGATATCGACCGCGACGGGTTTCAGG ACGTGGCAGTGGGCGCACCGTATGAGGACGACGGAGCGGGCGCTGTGTACATCTTCATGGGCGGCCCTGACGGCGTGGGCGGCACCGCGAGCCAGCACCTGAGGGCGCGGGATTTCGATCAAGCCCTCAGAGGCTTCGGGGCGGCGTTGTCCAGGGGCGTCGACGTCGATGGGAATGGTTACCCAG ACCTGGGCGTGGGCGCATACGCGGGCGGGGGCGGCGCGGTGGTGGTCCGGACGCGCCCCGTGGCCACCGTGGACGGGCGTGTGAGCAGCGACCGAGAGGTCATCACGGAAGCCGGCCAGGAATTCACCGCCTCGGCCTGCCTCTCCTTCGCAGGACACAACGTGCAGGATAAGATAg AGATGAAACTGGAATTAATATTAGACGAAGGAAAAGCTGATCGGGCGTATTTTCTTGCGTTTGGCACCGGCGTTATCACGGAGGAGGTGGAGCTTATGCGTGACGTCACGAAGTGCATAGATTACGTCATCAAATTAAAG GATGACCTGAATAATTCCACCCATCCATTGGATATTGTGTTTAAATTCACCTCTGATGACCTAGATCCAG cctccCCCTGGTGCCCGAGGTGTGGCGTGGTGGCGCCCTCGTCTCCGGCCGCCCACAGGACCTCCGTTCCGCTTGCTCTGGGCTGCGGCGACGATGCGGTCTGCACGCCCACGCTCACCCTGGAGGCGGCGTGGGTGGCGGGAGT GACCGACGGACAGTACACCCTTGGCACCGGCGACGGCCTATACCTCGACGTAGaagtgggcgtgggcggcgaaCCTGCCTACAACGGGTGGGTGGGCGTGACTCTCCCCCCCGGCCTGACCTTCCGCTATCTCCCCTACAAGTGCGTTGCTTCTGACGCCCACAGCGCCTCCTGCAGGTTGGATAATCCCGTCCGGCCGCCCACG CAGAAGCTAACTCTGGTGGCGCAGGAGGAGGCGGGGCAGCTGGGCGGTCAGGAGGGCGTGGTCAAGGTCCTTGTGTCAGCAGGAGCGTCAGGAGCCAAGGATGAGCAGGAGACTCTGACTCTCGGGCTTGTCAGGGATGTCAGACTCTTTCTCTCGGG GCAAGCTGAGGAGGAGAGTTTGCACTATGACCCAGCCTCTTCGTCGCCCCAGGTCACTGTGAGGACATTTTTCCAG GTGGGGAACCAGGGCGCAACGGCATCAGCGGAAGTGCCTGTGAACATTTTTGTTCCCGTGGCGTTCAGTCCTTCGCCAGGTCTTAACTTCACTTTCGGCGAGGTGGTGGAG GTGTCTTCGGCGATCAGCTGTTCTGACGAGGGCGTGGTGTCCGATATGGGCGGCGTTACTGCTGGCGAAGTGTCGAAGCCGCCCTTTGACACGACCCTGAGTGTCACTTGTGCGACACCGGGTTTTCTGTGTCACTCGTTCACCTGCATGTTCAAGGACACGTATCAGGTCCAGACTATCTCTTTGAACACGCGATATGACTTTAAACAACTACAgg ACAAATACGGATCGAATGCCACCGCCAGC CCACACCTGGGCAGCCATCTTGTCTTCAGAGCCAGAGACCGTCAG AAGCGGCGTAGCGGACGTGTGGGTGACGGTGGCGCCGCAGGGGTGGAGGCCGCCCGTGCAGCCTGTGCCGCCCACGCCCGCCTGGGTGTACCTCGTGTCCGTGCTGGCGGGCGTGATCCTTCTCGTGGTCATTGTTTTCGTTCTGTTTAA
- the LOC119589572 gene encoding tRNA pseudouridine synthase A-like — translation MTVDIYMKNLLWFVLFTVSEWRLYQFSRIVHHCVHKPLYKFRPFSTNLVNYFHITRMALEATTNSQNMGLKRPAESEMTESEAKKIHLNPVPHTELETGSDTVRRKRRKYAILLSYSGKGYLGMQRNPGYRTIEDDLLNAMLHADLVTEEGCTCPQLFNFQRAARTDKGVSAARQVVSIKLPEDVPDMVTEINKHLNSQIRVMAIKRTTKSFNCKAWCDSRTYSYMCPTFAFAPVEKLTDADYRIASEVMEELRSTLKIYKGTHNFHNFTARKLFWVTCIALLIYQGFESFVVTGGILPFRRPVMSDQMHTFRAYTVTYTSHCMRLILNFSHTLHTFVGQSFMLHQIRKMIGLVMAICRGLASKDVITKAWMKDRVDLPIAPGLGLVLEEPHYDKYNKKYGSDGIHVPLDWSEVSEKIQEFREKFIDSTIVATEIEEQSMLKWLATLPFHTYDVREVPTDGEPVQHMSGVRTAIGRAAVKLSNYRADYDGRGSEDEAEDEDEGDLDQYRVKPAEAGEASNGQDCNSAENGISNNGTEDNIQEEKGNEDKNNEEV, via the exons ATgaccgtagatatatatatgaaaaatcttCTCTGGTTCGTTCTGTTCACCGTTTCTGAATGGC gttTATATCAATTCAGTAGAATAGTACATCACTGTGTCCACAAACCATTGTACAAGTTTCGACCATTTTCTACAAATCTTGTGAACTATTTTCACATCACCAGGATGGCACTTGAGGCAACAACAAATTCTCAAA ATATGGGTCTGAAGCGGCCAGCCGAGTCAGAAATGACAGAGAGTGAGGCCAAAAAGATACACCTGAACCCGGTGCCGCACACTGAATTGGAAACAGGGAGCGACACAgttagaagaaaacgaagaaagtatGCGATACTCTTGTCATATTCAGGAAAAGGCTATTTAGGAATGCAAAG GAATCCAGGGTATAGGACGATAGAGGATGACTTGTTAAATGCCATGTTGCACGCTGACCTGGTAACAGAGGAAGGTTGCACATGCCCGCAACTGTTCAACTTCCAGCGGGCGGCTCGCACAGACAAGGGAGTTTCAGCAGCACGACAAGTAGTGTCAATTAAACTAC CCGAGGATGTGCCTGACATGGTGACGGAAATCAACAAGCACCTCAACAGCCAAATAAGGGTCATGGCCATCAAGCGCACAACCAAAAGCTTCAACTGCAAGGCATGGTGTGACTCGCGCACGTATTCCTACATGTGCCCCACTTTTGCCTTTGCTCCGGTTGAAAAG TTGACAGATGCAGACTACCGCATCGCCTCGGAAGTTATGGAGGAACTAAGAAGTACcttgaaaatatataaagggaCTCACAACTTCCACAACTTTACAGCACGAAA ATTGTTCTGGGTCACATGTATTGCTTTACTCATTTATCAAGGATTTGAGTCATTCGTAGTCACAGGAGGTATTTTACCTTTCAGAAGGCCAGTGATGTCAGATCAA ATGCACACCTTTAGGGCATATACAGTCACATATACATCACACTGTATGAGACTAA TTCTTAATTTCtctcatacattacatacatttgtAGGCCAAAGCTTCATGCTGCACCAGATTCGCAAAATGATCGGGCTGGTAATGGCCATATGCCGAGGGCTGGCTAGCAAAGATGTGATCACAAAGGCTTGGATGAAGGACCGCGTGGATCTGCCCATTGCGCCCGGCCTAGGTCTTGTGCTGGAAGAACCCCATTATGACAAGTACAATAAGAAATATGGGTCAGATGGGATTCATGTG cCTCTGGATTGGAGTGAAGTGTCGGAAAAGATCCAAGAATTCCGGGAGAAGTTCATTGATTCCACTATTGTAGCAACAGAAATAGAGGAGCAGTCGATGTTAAAATGGCTGGCAACTCTTCCATTTCATACGTATGATGTGCGGGAAGTTCCTACTGATGGAGAACCTGTTCAGCATATGTCAGGG GTGCGAACAGCGATAGGCCGGGCAGCTGTCAAATTATCAAACTATAGAGCTGATTATGATGGCAGAGGAAGCGAGGATGAagcagaagatgaggatgaaggggATTTAGACCAATATAGGGTGAAACCTGCTGAGGCTGGAGAAGCCAGTAATGGTCAGGACTGTAACAGTGCTGAAAATGGCATAAGCAACAATGGCACTGAAGATAATATACAGGAAGAAAAGGgtaatgaggataaaaacaaTGAAGAAGTGTGA